CTTGAGGGTTTCTTCTACAGAAAGCTGCGTACCCGCTCCAGCATCTATTCCTATCATTTTATTTTTAAATTCAGCTCCTCTACCCTTAAGTTCAGAAATGCTTGAAATTGTAACATAACTTGGCACCACAAATCCTTGTAATGTTCCTTCATAATTAGCACCAAGATCAACAAACTTATCTTTAAATTTTTCATAATAAAATTTATCGGCCGTAGGTACCCATGCAGATACCATACCATCTACCTGCCCCGATGCTAAATACTGATACATTATAGATGTTGTAACAGGCAATATCTCCACATTATATCCTATTTTCTCAAAAACAACTTTCATAATATTGGTAGCAACCGTTTCTCCTATCCAATTAACATATGCAATCTTGACTGATCTTACACTTTTAAAGCCATTATCCTTAGAATTATCATTCTTATCACAAGAAAACAAAATTAAAATAAAACTTATAAAAACAGATATCAATAAACCTTTCATAGATCAATTCTCCTACTACTACATAAAAATAAAACATTATTTATTATACATTTCCAAAAATCTTTTAAACTTATTTTCTTTTTTCACCCCATAATTATCAGTATTTAAGTAACTAAACTTGATAAAAATAGCCTGCATAATTCTATCCAAAATAATAGCTATTACCACAACAGCTAATCCAGATATTAAGCCTTCACCAAAATGTAATCTCTCAACAGAATATATTACACTTCTACCAAGCCCTGATGAACCAACCATTGCCGCAATTACTATCATAGATATTGCCATCATTATTGACTGATTAATTCCCTCTATTATGCTTTGCAGAGCCAATGGCAACTGGATCTGAAAAAGAATACGAATATTACTACTTCCAAAAGACTTTGCGGCCTCAATGACCTCCCCTGGAACTTGAATAATCCCTAGTCTTGTATATCTAATGACTGGGGGCATTGCAAAAATTATTGTAGCAAAAATAGCTGAAGATGTACCCATACCAAAAAAAGGTATAGCTGGTATTAAATAAATAAACGGGGGCATTGCTTGCATTAAATCAAGCAATGGTTTTAAAAATACATAAAATTTTGAATAATATCCACCTAAAATACCTATTAAAATTCCCCAAATTACCGAAAAGAAAACAGACACGAAAATAATTGATATCGTATCCATTGAAACTTCCCAAAGATTAAAATATAAAATAAAGCAAAATCCTAACATAATCAAAAGAGCTAATCTTTTCTTTAAAAATAAAAAGCTTAAAACACAAATTAGAATAATAAAAAAAACAGGATTAATCAAAAGAAACAACTTTTTCAAATTGTCATAAAAAAAAATTACGATTTTCGCAAACCCTATACCGTTAGAATCCGAAAAATTGTCAACTAAAAAATTAAAAGCCTTATCTATATTAGCAACTATAAAATCTCTATTCATACATAACTATCTCGCCAATAAACCAGCAATCTCCCCTAAATCAATGTATCCAATAATATCATCTTGCTCACCTTTTATAATCAAATAATCCAACTTATTTAAATACTTAACAACACTTTTGATCTCATCATCCAAACCTAAATTTAAAGAAACAAGATTATTACATTTTTTATTAACAGACAAATCATACAAATTAAAATTATTATTCTCTTTTTCAAGAATAACATTACATTTATCAGTATCACCATTAAGAGTAAAATCCATTTTAATAATATCCTTAATTTTTAAAATATTTAAAACGGGAAGATTTTTAATAAAATTAGCTATAAAATCGGTTTTGGGATCTCTTAATATTTCTAAGGGTCTACCCACCTGAACAATCTCACCATCCTTCATAAAAGCAATTCTATTTCCCAATTTAAAAGCTTCAATCAAATCATGAGTAATAAATACAACCGTCTTTTTTAATTTGTCTACCAACCTTAAAAGCTCACATTGCATTTCTCCTCTAATTAAAGGATCAAGAGCTGAAAAAGCCTCATCCATTAAAAGTATATCGGGGTTAACCACTAAAGCTCGTGCTATGCCTACTCTCTGTTTCATTCCACCTGAAAGCTCATTTATATATTTATATTCAGAATCTTCAAGCCCCACAAGTTTTAAAATATCAAGAGCTCTTTGAATCCTAATTTTTTTAGGAACATTCTTAACTTCAAGTCCATAAGTCACATTCCTTAAAACATTCATATGTGGAAAAAGCCCAAAATTCTGAAAAACCATGGCAAATTTATCTTTTCTTAAAGCAGATAGTGCTTTTTGATTAATATCATTCATTTCAATATTATCCACCAAAATAGACCCAGAATCGATTTTGTGTATACCATTCAAACATCTAACAAAAGTAGATTTACCACAACCTGACATACCCATAATAACTAAAATTTCATTCTCATAAACATCAAGACTGATATTTGCATTTGCAATAAAAACAGAAGATTCTTTGTAAATGTCAGATCTATCTTTACCACTCTCATAACTCTTTATAGCCTTAACTATTTGTTTTTTATTTTTATTATAAGAAAATGTTTTATAAAGGTTCCTGACTTTAACACTAGCCTTAGACAAAGCAAACTCCTAATGTAAAAACATTATAATTCCATATAAATCAATATTAATTATACTAAAATATCAGAATTTTGATTGACACAAATAAAAATAAGGGTCTTTTAAGAGACCCTTATTGAAAAATCAAATTTATCTAAGCAATGATAATACATACTGAGGCACTTGATTTGCTTGTGCAATCATAGCCATTGCGGATTGTGTCAAAATGCTGTTAGTTGTAGATGCCACAATTTCATCTGTCATTGTTGCATCTTGAATTTGAGCATAAGATGATTTTAAGTTTTCAATAGCATATTCTGTGCTAGCCTTAATAGACTCAAGTCTATTTTGGAAAGCACCAAGATTTGCTCTTTGATCACTTACCATTCTAATAGCATTTTCTATCTTTGAAAGTGACATATTAGCATCAATAGTAGTTGTAACATTAACTGGAGAATTAACTCCACCTTGAGCTGGAGCTGCTGCTGGTGCTGGAGCAGCTTGAACTCCCTCTTGTTGTGCACCTTCCTGAGCTGGAGAAACCTGCGCACCTTCACCTGCAAAAAGGTTTGCAACATTAGCTGCATAAATATTAACAGCAATTGCTTCATCCTGATTTGCACCCACATGTACTCTTAATGTCCATGAAGCTTGTGATCCAGCTAATGATGCTGGTGTGTTAATTTTTGCAGGTTGCATTCCAAGCTCTTCAGCTGTTTTTATATTTTGAGCAGCTGACTTGTTGGACAACATATGCATTTGGTTGTATTGAGCTTGATCAGCAATTCTGTTGATTTCATCTGTAAGTTGCTCAATTTCAATTTGAATAGAACCTCTGTCTGCATCTGAATATGTACCATTACCAGACTGCACAGCAAGTTCTTTCATTCTTACTAATACTTTCTCTACTTCATTTAAATTCCCTTCTGTTGTTTGAATAAAATTTATAGCCTTTGAAGTATTTCTAGAAGCCTGAGATAATCCTCTAATTTGAGCATTAATCTTTCCTGCAACACCCATTCCAGCAGCATCATCAGATGCACGATTAATTCTATGCCCACTAGAAAGTTTTTCTTGAGTTTTGCTAAGATTAGCAGCATTAATGCTATTATTCCTTGAAGCATTTATAGCTGACGTATTATGATTTATGATCATATATCATTTCCTCCGTGATAAATTAATATAATTTTTTGATATTTTAGACAAATCCATTCGTCTTTTTAAAAGGATATCACAAAAACAAGAAAAAAATAAATACAATATTAATTTAAATTTGTTATCTGTTTTGCCTCTGAAGATTCAAAGACTTAAGGATTTCCTCTTGCTCCTTCATACGCTTCACAGTGAAATCCAAAGTATTAAGTTCTCCTTCAACCTTTTGCTCTCTTTCCTCATACTTCTTTTTATAATCTTCAACCACATTTTTCTGATTGGGAATTTTGAGATCATAATTTCTGATCTTATTATAAATAAATCCTCCAGAACTTATCAAAGGAGATAAATAATCGCCCAGCATCTTAGCAAGTCCATCATCATAAATGCGGTCATCATTAAAATCAACTGCAAAAAGTTCCTTGACTGAATTAATATTGCTTTGTATTATCTCATTAAATTTTTTCTCGTCAAGCCCTAAATAACGAGAAAGCCCTCCTGATGAAGACATAGAATTAGTAAACACCCCTATTTGATTGATAATCGAAAAATTAGGATCATTAGTCCTATAAGAATTAAACATGATTAATTCTAATCTTGATCTAAGATTTTTCAATGCAAACTCCGTCCTAAGGATTCCCAAATTCTTATAAGCTTCTTCCCTCTCTTCATCACTGAAATAGGACCATTCTTCAAGTACATCTGATTTTTGACCTTCCAAATTACTCTCATTTGAACTTACAATATTAATTTCAGCAAGAACCTGATTATAAGCTACCAAAAAATCTAATAAAAGTTTTTTAATTCCCTCATAATCAGGCTCAACTCGAACAACGATAGTATCATCTGATGCTTGTTTTAAATTCAATGTAACATTAGGAATTAAATCATTAACGGTATTCGAATCACGCTCAACATCAACTCCATCAAACTTCACCTTTGCATTTTCTGCAAAGCTCTTGGCATTTATTGGCAAGAAACCATCTCTATTCTTTGGATCAAAGATCTCAATATTGCGAATAACAAAAACCTTATTATTAACTTTATTTTCGATATTGATCTCTTTTAAATCCAAAAGTGAACCTATTTCAACCTCGACTTTTTCAAAATCACTTGCAACATTTATTGGGGGCAATTCCAAGGAATTTGTACCACTATGAATTTTAATCATATTCATCTGAATATACTTTCTCTCTTTCAAAGGAAGTTTATGATCAGATTCAAGATTAATTATACTATCTTCACCCTCAACCTTAGCATCCTCAAATGTAGCCTCGCCAGGATTAAAAACAATCTCGTTTAAAATGCCTTTATCATCTGAATCATAATATTTAATTTCAAATTTAATTTTACTTCTACTACTAACCTCAATATTTTCTGGAATACTTATTGAAATCTCTGAGAGAGGCTCTAATACAATATCATCCTTATCAAGAAAAATTTTATTACTACTACTTTGTTGACTATTAATAATTTCTGTTAAATTAGGACTAAAATTTGTTGTAAGCTCACTTAAAATACCTATCTGTTTAGCAAGATTTAAAGCTTCACCTTTCATGACAAGTTTATTGTTTTCACCTTCCTTTAAAGACCGCAAAATCAACCTACTATTTCCAGCACTATCACTTCTCACAACTTTAGCAGATAAAAACCCCTTGCCTCGATTATTAATATCCTTTACAAGAGACTCAATATCTCCATTATTCCTAATCTTAATCTCTTTATTACCAACTAAAAATATATAGTCTCCTGAAGGAATACTAATCTCCTTTTGTTTAAAATTCGCAGATAAAAAAATATCGGAACTTGCTATTTGATTAACATCAATTTTATAAGTTTCATTTTTAGCTCCATAACGAGCGGATAAAGAGAGAACATCATTATTACTAGAATTACCTGACATGTAATTAAAAGGACTATTAAGAGAGGTGATTTGCCTTGCAAGTGAATTTAAAGTAGAAATCTTTTTATTAATCATTTGCCAAGCTCGTTTCTCTTGCTCTAAGTTTTCAAGCTTTTTTACAGATGAATCTATCTTGGCCTTATCAGGTTTAAGCATCGATTCACGGATTTCTTTAGTATTATATTTATTATCCACACCTGGAACAAAAAATCCAGAAGACATTACAACACCCCTTAATTAGAAATTTTAACATAAAAAATATAAATTTTTACACACAAAATCATATCTTACTTCAAAACTAACAACAGAGCTCCCATTAAAAGACAAATAAAAAAAACAAGCATCTTTAAAAAAGATATTTGCTTATAGTAAAATTTAAGTCTATAGGAGAGTAAATATGCCAAATTTTTGTTTATTCAATTCAAAATCTGTTCTGACAGGAAATGATAAAATAGACAATTCAGCAGTCCTTATTAAAGACAGTAAAATCTTTGATATCGTAACAGCTGATCGACTTGAAAAAATTGATCTACAAAACTATGAAATGATTGATGTTAAGGGAAACTATATCACACCTGGTCTTTATGACAATCACATACATGGATTTCACGGATACGGAACCGACCAATGCTCAACAAACTCAATAATTAAAATGTCACAATATTTAGCAGAGTATGGAGTAGTAGGATTTTTACCAACACTATATCCACGTCCAACTGAAGAAATGATTGAAACAATCAAAGCATGTACCGCAGCAATAGGCAAAGAAAAGGGTGCAAAAATTTTAGGACTTCATCTTGAAGGACCATTTTTCTCTCCTGAAAAAAAAGGCGCCCATCCTACCTCCTATCTTCAACAACCAAGCATTGAAGTTATGAAAAAATTTATAGACGCTGCGGGGGGTACCTTTACGGATTCGTTCGGAAGAAAAAGAACAAATATTGCAACAATGACCGTTGCACCTGAACTTAAAGGCATGAGAGAGCTTGCAATGTTTTGCATGGAAAACAACATCACACTTCAAGCAGGACATACTAATGCAAAATATGAAAATATGATTGAGGGCTTTCAAGTAGGCATACTTCACACAACACACTTTTTCAACGCAATGTCAAAACTTGATCACAGAAATCCAAATGCAATAGGAGCAACTTTAATCCACGGGGATGTATCTTGTGAAATTATTGCTGATGGACATCATATTCATCCAAAACTTGTTTTAATGCTTAGGAAACTTAAAGACATAAGCAAATTAGTGCTTGTAACTGATGGATTAACCCCAACACTACAACCATCTGGAAAATTAATAGCTAATGGAGAAGAAGTATACCTTAACGATGACGGATTATTTCATATTGTAGAAAGCGACACAATTGCAGGATCGGCTCTCACAATGATACAAGGCATTAAAAATTTAGTAGAATTTGGATATAGCTTAAGCGATGCCATTCAAGCAAGTTCATACAATCCAATAAGGATAATTAATCTTGAAAAAAAAGGATTAATATGTCATGGTTATGATGCAAATATAAATGTCCTTGACAAAGACTTAGATTTAAAATTAACAATGATAGAATCAAAAATCATTTTCAATAAACTTTGATTTTATTCATTTATAAATATAAGGAGCAACAAATGAGATTAATCATTAGATCTAACTATAATGACATTTCAAAATGGGCTGCTAATCATGTAGCTATGAGAATAAAAAAGTTTTCACCAACAAAAGAAAAACCATTCATTTTAGGACTTCCAACGGGTAGCTCACCAATTGGAATGTATAAACATTTAATTGAAATGAATAAACTTGGAAAAATTTCATTTGAAAATGTAGTCACATTCAATATGGATGAATACATAAAATTAGATAAAAATCATCCTGAAAGCTATCACTCATTTATGTGGAGCAACTTTTTTTCACATATAGATATCAAAAAAGAAAATATACACATGTTAAATGGTAATGCTACTAATCTTATAAATGAATGTGAAGAATATGAAAACAAAATTAAATCTTACGGTGGTATTATGCTTTTTGTAGGAGGAATTGGACCTGATGGTCATATTGCCTTTAATGAACCCGGATCATCACTGAGCTCAAGAACAAGAATTAAAACTTTGACTCAAGACACAATTATCGCAAACTCAAGGTTTTTTGAAAATGATATTAATAAAGTTCCCAAAAGTGCCTTAACAGTAGGAGTAGGAACGATTATGGATTCAAAAGAAATTATGATTATAGTAAATGGACATAACAAAGCAAGAGCATTAAAACATGCTATTGAAAAAGGAGTAAATCATATGTGGACAATTAGTGCTCTACAGTTACATAAAAACGCAATCATAGTATCAGACGAAGCTGCAACATATGAACTAAAAGTCGGCACAGTAAAGTATTTCAATGATATCGAAAGAGATAATTTTAATAACGACATATAACATTATTAATTTCTAAAGATAGTAAATACAACATAAACTAAGCACAAGACATAAATTCTTTAAGCTTAGTTTACGAAACGCTTAAAATAACATTATTCTACGATTTCATTATATACTCTTGAAACCTCTTCCCAATTTAAAACCTTAAAGAACGCATCAATATATTCAACTCTTCTATTTTGATATTTAAGATAATAAGCATGTTCCCAAACATCAATACCTAAAATAGGTTTATAGTCTTCCATCAAAGGACTGTCCTGATTTGGTCTTGATATTATTTGCAATTCTTTACTTGCATGAAGAACTAGCCAAGCCCAACCACTTCCAAAAACATTAATAGCTGAATCTCTTAAGGCCATCTTAAGATTATCAAGACTGCCAAAAGTAGCATTTACATGCTCTTCAAAATTTTCTAAAATATTATCTTTGTTACCAGGTCTCAAAATCCTAAAATACAAAGTATGATTAGAATACCCACCAGCATTATTCCTAATAGCTGCTTGGAACTCTTTGGGAAATCGCTGAATATTTTTTAATATACTTTCAATATCCTGAGAATAATTTATTTCTGTCTTCTCAAGAACAGAATTTAAATTTACTGTATATGCATTATGATGTTTACTATGATGAATTTCCATTGTCTTAGCATCAATATATGGCTCTAAAACATCATAAGCATAACCAAGTTCTGGTAATTTAAACATAAAATCCTCCTTTTTAGCTTTTTCCATGACAATTTTTATATTTCTTTTCACTGCCACAATAACAGGGTTCATTCCTCCCAATTTTAGGAGTACTTCTAATTATTTGAACTCCTACTGTATTACCTTTGTCTGCCGAAGCAATGCCCGAAAATTCCTTATGAGTAGCACGAACATTTTTAGGCTTTTTATTTTTATAACCACTAGAATCAACATCAACTCTCACCTGCAAAGTTCGCCTTAAAGTTTCAACCTTAATATCTTTAACAAGCTCACTAAAAATCGCAAAACCTTCTTCCTTATACTCAGTAATTGGATTTTTATTAGCATAAGATCTCAGATAAACCGATTCTCTTAAAGAATCAAGATTTGCAAGATGATCTTGAAACTTAGAGTCAATATTCCTTAAATATTCATGTTTTAAAAATTCATTAAAAAATTCAACTCCAATTAATTCTTCCTTTGCATCTAAATTAGCCCTTGCAATTTCCATTAACTTATTTTTCAAATCCACAATATTCATGGTTTCAATAGAACCAACACTTTCCATCATATAAGCAAAAATTGAATTTATCTCATTTAGTACAGAACTCGTAACTACTTCTCCCTTAACTTGATCAAATAAAAAATCAAGATATTCCCTTAAAGAGAGAAGAACACGTTCCTTAATATTATTATCAACAAGAATTAAATTTCTTTGAGAATAAATAAACTCCCTATGCTTTGTTATAACATCATCGTACTCTAAGAGATGCTTTCTAATCTCAAAATTTCTATCTTCCACACGCTTTTGTGCATTAACTAAGGATTTCGTTAACAAAGAATGCGCAATAGGCTCACCTGTTGCCATTCCAAGTTTTCCCATCAAAGCTCTCAAATTATCGCCCGCAAAAAGCCGCATCAGATCATCTTCAAGAGATACATAAAACCTTGACCGACCAGGATCTCCCTGTCTCCCTCCTCGTCCCCTAAGCTGATTATCTATTCTTCTTGACTCATGGCGTTCACTACCAATAACATAAAGCCCACCAAGAGCTTTTACTTCTTCATAATCTTCAAGATACTGTTCTCTCTCACTTTGCATAGCCTTCTGAAACTCTTCAAGACTCATGCCCGTTCCAAACTTTTTACGAACCCGATGCTCAAGATTACCCCCAAGCTTAATGTCAGTACCACGTCCAGCCATATTAGTTGCAATTGTAACAGAATGTTTTGCTCCTGCTTCAGCAATAATTAACGCTTCACGAAAATGATTTTTTGCATTTAAAACTTCATGTTTAATACCTTTATTTTTAAACATATTTGAGAGAATTTCAGATTTTTCAATAGACACTGTCCCAACAAGAACAGGTTGTCCTTTCTTATAAGCCTCATAAACTTCATCCGTAATTGCTTTAAATTTAAATTCCTCAGTGTAATAAA
This portion of the Borrelia turicatae 91E135 genome encodes:
- a CDS encoding glycine betaine ABC transporter substrate-binding protein; this encodes MKGLLISVFISFILILFSCDKNDNSKDNGFKSVRSVKIAYVNWIGETVATNIMKVVFEKIGYNVEILPVTTSIMYQYLASGQVDGMVSAWVPTADKFYYEKFKDKFVDLGANYEGTLQGFVVPSYVTISSISELKGRGAEFKNKMIGIDAGAGTQLSVEETLKRYGLDKEYELISSSESVMLASLESAIKKHEWILVPLWKPHWAFTKYNIKFLDDPLLSMGGPESIHSLVRIGLEDADPDAYYLFDNFYWGDDLLLPLIEKNYKEPGHEYGNAVEFVDLHKEYVKNWVPDKYKDLFN
- a CDS encoding ABC transporter permease — translated: MNRDFIVANIDKAFNFLVDNFSDSNGIGFAKIVIFFYDNLKKLFLLINPVFFIILICVLSFLFLKKRLALLIMLGFCFILYFNLWEVSMDTISIIFVSVFFSVIWGILIGILGGYYSKFYVFLKPLLDLMQAMPPFIYLIPAIPFFGMGTSSAIFATIIFAMPPVIRYTRLGIIQVPGEVIEAAKSFGSSNIRILFQIQLPLALQSIIEGINQSIMMAISMIVIAAMVGSSGLGRSVIYSVERLHFGEGLISGLAVVVIAIILDRIMQAIFIKFSYLNTDNYGVKKENKFKRFLEMYNK
- a CDS encoding ATP-binding cassette domain-containing protein yields the protein MSKASVKVRNLYKTFSYNKNKKQIVKAIKSYESGKDRSDIYKESSVFIANANISLDVYENEILVIMGMSGCGKSTFVRCLNGIHKIDSGSILVDNIEMNDINQKALSALRKDKFAMVFQNFGLFPHMNVLRNVTYGLEVKNVPKKIRIQRALDILKLVGLEDSEYKYINELSGGMKQRVGIARALVVNPDILLMDEAFSALDPLIRGEMQCELLRLVDKLKKTVVFITHDLIEAFKLGNRIAFMKDGEIVQVGRPLEILRDPKTDFIANFIKNLPVLNILKIKDIIKMDFTLNGDTDKCNVILEKENNNFNLYDLSVNKKCNNLVSLNLGLDDEIKSVVKYLNKLDYLIIKGEQDDIIGYIDLGEIAGLLAR
- a CDS encoding flagellin, giving the protein MIINHNTSAINASRNNSINAANLSKTQEKLSSGHRINRASDDAAGMGVAGKINAQIRGLSQASRNTSKAINFIQTTEGNLNEVEKVLVRMKELAVQSGNGTYSDADRGSIQIEIEQLTDEINRIADQAQYNQMHMLSNKSAAQNIKTAEELGMQPAKINTPASLAGSQASWTLRVHVGANQDEAIAVNIYAANVANLFAGEGAQVSPAQEGAQQEGVQAAPAPAAAPAQGGVNSPVNVTTTIDANMSLSKIENAIRMVSDQRANLGAFQNRLESIKASTEYAIENLKSSYAQIQDATMTDEIVASTTNSILTQSAMAMIAQANQVPQYVLSLLR
- the fliD gene encoding flagellar filament capping protein FliD — protein: MSSGFFVPGVDNKYNTKEIRESMLKPDKAKIDSSVKKLENLEQEKRAWQMINKKISTLNSLARQITSLNSPFNYMSGNSSNNDVLSLSARYGAKNETYKIDVNQIASSDIFLSANFKQKEISIPSGDYIFLVGNKEIKIRNNGDIESLVKDINNRGKGFLSAKVVRSDSAGNSRLILRSLKEGENNKLVMKGEALNLAKQIGILSELTTNFSPNLTEIINSQQSSSNKIFLDKDDIVLEPLSEISISIPENIEVSSRSKIKFEIKYYDSDDKGILNEIVFNPGEATFEDAKVEGEDSIINLESDHKLPLKERKYIQMNMIKIHSGTNSLELPPINVASDFEKVEVEIGSLLDLKEINIENKVNNKVFVIRNIEIFDPKNRDGFLPINAKSFAENAKVKFDGVDVERDSNTVNDLIPNVTLNLKQASDDTIVVRVEPDYEGIKKLLLDFLVAYNQVLAEINIVSSNESNLEGQKSDVLEEWSYFSDEEREEAYKNLGILRTEFALKNLRSRLELIMFNSYRTNDPNFSIINQIGVFTNSMSSSGGLSRYLGLDEKKFNEIIQSNINSVKELFAVDFNDDRIYDDGLAKMLGDYLSPLISSGGFIYNKIRNYDLKIPNQKNVVEDYKKKYEEREQKVEGELNTLDFTVKRMKEQEEILKSLNLQRQNR
- the nagA gene encoding N-acetylglucosamine-6-phosphate deacetylase — encoded protein: MPNFCLFNSKSVLTGNDKIDNSAVLIKDSKIFDIVTADRLEKIDLQNYEMIDVKGNYITPGLYDNHIHGFHGYGTDQCSTNSIIKMSQYLAEYGVVGFLPTLYPRPTEEMIETIKACTAAIGKEKGAKILGLHLEGPFFSPEKKGAHPTSYLQQPSIEVMKKFIDAAGGTFTDSFGRKRTNIATMTVAPELKGMRELAMFCMENNITLQAGHTNAKYENMIEGFQVGILHTTHFFNAMSKLDHRNPNAIGATLIHGDVSCEIIADGHHIHPKLVLMLRKLKDISKLVLVTDGLTPTLQPSGKLIANGEEVYLNDDGLFHIVESDTIAGSALTMIQGIKNLVEFGYSLSDAIQASSYNPIRIINLEKKGLICHGYDANINVLDKDLDLKLTMIESKIIFNKL
- the nagB gene encoding glucosamine-6-phosphate deaminase, which encodes MRLIIRSNYNDISKWAANHVAMRIKKFSPTKEKPFILGLPTGSSPIGMYKHLIEMNKLGKISFENVVTFNMDEYIKLDKNHPESYHSFMWSNFFSHIDIKKENIHMLNGNATNLINECEEYENKIKSYGGIMLFVGGIGPDGHIAFNEPGSSLSSRTRIKTLTQDTIIANSRFFENDINKVPKSALTVGVGTIMDSKEIMIIVNGHNKARALKHAIEKGVNHMWTISALQLHKNAIIVSDEAATYELKVGTVKYFNDIERDNFNNDI
- a CDS encoding superoxide dismutase, with the translated sequence MFKLPELGYAYDVLEPYIDAKTMEIHHSKHHNAYTVNLNSVLEKTEINYSQDIESILKNIQRFPKEFQAAIRNNAGGYSNHTLYFRILRPGNKDNILENFEEHVNATFGSLDNLKMALRDSAINVFGSGWAWLVLHASKELQIISRPNQDSPLMEDYKPILGIDVWEHAYYLKYQNRRVEYIDAFFKVLNWEEVSRVYNEIVE
- the secA gene encoding preprotein translocase subunit SecA; translation: MLRAIFEATIGSKSKRDLKSYFPVLRTINKLESWALSLSDEDFAMETEKFRDELKEGKTLEDILERAFALSREAARRRLKERPYDVQLIAGLALHQGKIIEMKTGEGKTLSSVQAAYLNSLTGDGVIIVTVNDYLAERDSNWMKPVFELLGVSVGVVLSNMDSARRKVEYDKDITYVTNNELGFDYLRDNMCFDLSQKSLRNFNYCIIDEIDSILIDEARTPLIISGSTEGDTSAYLEVNSLVSLLKECSKDPKTGDYPLEIDELDGDYTIDEKGKRVSFTANGLNNLEQILVSKGIIKGSMYVDSNFNYVHYMTQALKAHLLFLKDREYIVGDSGVEIVDEFTGRILKGRRYSDGLHQAIEAKEGVKVASENKTMATITFQNLFRMFKKISGMTGTADTEAKEFHRIYNLDVIVVPTNKLVARIDEDDIIYYTEEFKFKAITDEVYEAYKKGQPVLVGTVSIEKSEILSNMFKNKGIKHEVLNAKNHFREALIIAEAGAKHSVTIATNMAGRGTDIKLGGNLEHRVRKKFGTGMSLEEFQKAMQSEREQYLEDYEEVKALGGLYVIGSERHESRRIDNQLRGRGGRQGDPGRSRFYVSLEDDLMRLFAGDNLRALMGKLGMATGEPIAHSLLTKSLVNAQKRVEDRNFEIRKHLLEYDDVITKHREFIYSQRNLILVDNNIKERVLLSLREYLDFLFDQVKGEVVTSSVLNEINSIFAYMMESVGSIETMNIVDLKNKLMEIARANLDAKEELIGVEFFNEFLKHEYLRNIDSKFQDHLANLDSLRESVYLRSYANKNPITEYKEEGFAIFSELVKDIKVETLRRTLQVRVDVDSSGYKNKKPKNVRATHKEFSGIASADKGNTVGVQIIRSTPKIGRNEPCYCGSEKKYKNCHGKS